A single genomic interval of Romboutsia ilealis harbors:
- a CDS encoding alpha-galactosidase, which translates to MGIYINDERKLFSLTTENTEYAFCIDNEGLVRHLYWGDKINSPEDFDIPMLTEVSTNDPVYEITKEEYPVYGGLRYKENCLKVSFEDKTRDIVYKYIGHCINENELVINLKDAHYNIEIDLHYIVLEDVDLIERYTVVKNNEEKDLAIENIASGQVHIPHENLTFRNTHGYWGAEQQMFTQKVNYGKIYFENRKGISGHNHNPYFILDKDATETTGEVYFGALKLTGNFKGVVEQTSYGETLVQMGINDFDFLIYLENGQSIETPHMVIGYTDKGLESMSHNMHDYANKYILKNKEIRPVLYNSWEAMEFKVNAKEQINLAKLAKEIGTELFVVDDGWFGERHSTKDGLGDWYVNEGKFPNGLEELIKEVKNMDMKFGIWFEPEMVNPLTKLYKEHPDWIYQFDNREGNLSRDQFVLNMTKPEVKEFVFNMLDDYLTKYDIDYIKWDANRPISEPGAKNLGKQERSLWLKHIEAVYEIVDKLKEKHSNVLFEACASGGGRIDLGMLTHFDDFWTSDNTDAYDRLFIQNSYSHIYPIKAMRAWVTDCPNFLSKRVIPMEFRFDSSMMGTLGVGCNLLKLSEEELNICKEKIAKYKEIRHIVQEGKFYRLQGNLVDNDYHIFEYVNKDEALLFVFLPQSKVGHRFTTIKLRGLDENKNYKFNLFGQDVVKSGRYLMNHGLTVKLEGDYASLVLYIKEV; encoded by the coding sequence ATGGGAATATATATAAACGATGAGAGAAAACTATTTTCTTTAACAACAGAAAATACTGAATATGCATTTTGTATAGATAATGAAGGATTAGTTAGACATTTATATTGGGGAGATAAAATAAATAGTCCAGAAGACTTTGATATACCAATGTTAACTGAAGTATCAACTAACGATCCAGTATATGAGATAACAAAGGAAGAATATCCAGTATATGGAGGTCTTAGATACAAAGAAAATTGTTTAAAGGTTAGCTTTGAAGATAAAACAAGGGATATAGTTTATAAGTATATAGGACACTGTATAAATGAAAATGAACTTGTTATAAACTTAAAAGATGCACATTATAATATAGAAATAGATTTACATTATATAGTATTAGAAGATGTTGATTTAATAGAAAGATACACTGTAGTAAAAAATAATGAAGAAAAAGATTTAGCTATAGAAAATATAGCAAGTGGACAAGTGCATATACCTCATGAAAATTTAACATTTAGAAATACTCATGGTTACTGGGGTGCAGAACAACAAATGTTTACTCAAAAAGTAAATTATGGGAAAATATATTTTGAAAATAGAAAAGGTATATCAGGTCATAACCACAATCCATACTTTATATTAGACAAAGATGCAACTGAAACTACTGGTGAGGTTTACTTTGGAGCACTAAAATTAACTGGAAACTTTAAAGGGGTAGTCGAACAAACTTCATATGGAGAAACTTTAGTTCAAATGGGGATAAATGACTTTGACTTTTTAATATATTTAGAAAATGGTCAAAGTATAGAAACTCCTCATATGGTTATAGGATATACAGACAAAGGTTTAGAATCAATGAGTCATAATATGCATGACTATGCAAACAAATACATATTAAAAAATAAAGAAATAAGACCTGTACTTTATAACTCTTGGGAGGCTATGGAGTTTAAAGTAAATGCAAAAGAACAAATAAATCTTGCAAAACTTGCAAAAGAAATAGGAACAGAGTTATTTGTTGTGGATGATGGTTGGTTTGGTGAAAGACATAGTACAAAAGATGGTTTAGGTGATTGGTATGTAAATGAAGGTAAATTCCCTAATGGTCTTGAAGAACTTATAAAAGAAGTTAAAAATATGGACATGAAGTTTGGTATATGGTTTGAGCCAGAAATGGTAAATCCTTTAACTAAATTATATAAAGAACACCCGGATTGGATATATCAATTTGACAATAGAGAAGGTAACTTATCAAGAGACCAATTTGTACTTAATATGACAAAACCTGAAGTTAAAGAATTTGTATTTAATATGTTAGATGATTACCTAACAAAATATGATATAGACTATATAAAATGGGATGCAAATAGACCTATATCAGAACCAGGAGCTAAAAACTTAGGAAAACAAGAAAGAAGCTTATGGTTAAAGCACATAGAAGCAGTATATGAAATAGTAGACAAATTAAAAGAAAAGCACTCTAATGTATTATTTGAAGCTTGTGCATCAGGTGGAGGAAGAATAGATTTAGGAATGCTTACACATTTTGATGATTTCTGGACTAGTGATAACACAGATGCATATGACAGATTATTTATACAAAATTCATACTCTCATATATACCCTATAAAGGCTATGAGAGCTTGGGTTACTGATTGCCCTAATTTCTTATCAAAGAGAGTTATACCTATGGAATTTAGATTTGATAGCTCTATGATGGGAACACTTGGAGTAGGATGTAACTTACTAAAATTAAGTGAAGAAGAATTAAATATATGTAAAGAAAAAATAGCTAAATATAAAGAGATAAGACATATAGTTCAAGAGGGTAAATTCTATAGATTACAAGGAAATTTAGTAGATAATGATTACCATATATTTGAATATGTTAATAAAGATGAAGCTTTATTATTTGTATTCTTGCCACAATCTAAAGTAGGTCATAGATTTACAACTATAAAGCTAAGAGGACTTGATGAAAATAAAAATTATAAATTTAATTTATTTGGTCAAGATGTTGTTAAATCAGGTAGATACTTAATGAATCATGGTTTAACTGTTAAACTAGAAGGTGATTACGCTAGTTTAGTTCTTTATATAAAAGAAGTTTAA
- a CDS encoding beta-galactosidase has translation MYLGVDYYPEHWDKNMIDEDLDNILELNCNVIRIGEFAWHMMESTEGSFDFSYFDRVIEKAKQKGLKVIFGTPTATMPAWLANKYPEVLSEDEFNNKRVFGGRRQYCFNSKTYYKYSEIIIRELANHYKNEESIVAWQIDNEFGHEGSDLCYCDLCKKEFNEYLKEKYDNDINKLNETWGTIFWSQTYNTFEEIPLPKPTITTHNPSLRMEHERFRSVSIEKYAKFQVDLLKEILGKDSVIIHDFSGGYFDKSYDFSKVGKHMDVVAYNNYPVWGGQKEPIPAWEIACGLDYMRGIKGQNFWITEAIMGAQGHDVIGYLPRPRQAKMWSYQGIAHGCSSLMYFRYRGATKGAEQYCYGIIDQDNVKRRKFYEVQSFFKEMKENEALTQSEVKSDVAVVYDYESMASFRIQRQSFLMDYKQEVYRLYRPFYKKNINMDVIPSDSDFDKYKVLLLPVMIVHKKEVQDKVRKFVSGGGTVVFTYRTAVKDYYNNLTLGQFNPTYYTDLVGGYVEEVESFQDDQVAFLIGNEEFEGINGTATVFRDMLKTTTAKTLFKYEDEFFKDLAAVTLNEYEGGKVYYIGSGADNTIMDAIINKIINESKLEVIESEEGVEVVRRSLNDEDYYFVMNHTSDEKKFRNEILRAYEAKIVKA, from the coding sequence ATGTATTTAGGAGTAGATTACTATCCAGAACACTGGGATAAGAATATGATAGATGAAGATCTAGATAACATATTAGAACTTAACTGCAATGTTATAAGAATTGGGGAGTTTGCATGGCATATGATGGAAAGTACTGAAGGAAGCTTTGACTTTTCATATTTTGATAGAGTAATAGAAAAAGCTAAACAAAAAGGGCTTAAGGTTATCTTTGGTACACCAACAGCTACAATGCCAGCTTGGCTAGCTAATAAGTATCCAGAAGTTTTAAGTGAAGATGAATTTAATAATAAAAGAGTATTTGGTGGAAGAAGACAATATTGTTTTAATAGTAAAACGTATTATAAATACTCAGAAATAATAATAAGAGAGTTAGCTAATCATTATAAAAATGAAGAAAGTATAGTTGCATGGCAAATAGATAATGAATTTGGTCATGAAGGTAGCGATTTATGTTACTGTGATTTATGTAAAAAAGAATTTAATGAATACTTAAAAGAAAAGTATGATAATGATATAAATAAATTAAATGAAACTTGGGGAACGATATTTTGGTCTCAAACGTACAACACATTTGAAGAAATACCACTTCCAAAGCCAACTATAACAACTCATAATCCATCACTTCGTATGGAACATGAAAGATTTAGAAGTGTAAGTATAGAAAAGTATGCAAAATTCCAAGTTGATTTATTAAAAGAAATATTAGGGAAAGATTCTGTAATTATACATGATTTCTCTGGAGGATACTTTGATAAGAGTTATGACTTTTCCAAAGTAGGAAAGCATATGGATGTAGTTGCATACAATAACTATCCAGTATGGGGTGGTCAAAAAGAACCAATTCCTGCATGGGAAATAGCTTGTGGCCTTGATTATATGAGAGGAATAAAGGGTCAAAACTTCTGGATAACAGAAGCTATAATGGGAGCTCAAGGACATGATGTTATAGGATATTTACCAAGACCAAGACAAGCTAAAATGTGGTCATATCAAGGGATAGCTCATGGATGTAGTTCTCTTATGTACTTTAGATATAGAGGAGCAACTAAGGGTGCAGAACAATACTGCTACGGTATAATAGACCAGGATAATGTAAAAAGAAGAAAGTTCTATGAAGTTCAAAGTTTCTTTAAGGAAATGAAGGAAAATGAAGCTTTAACTCAAAGTGAAGTTAAATCAGATGTAGCGGTAGTTTATGATTATGAATCTATGGCAAGTTTTAGAATACAAAGACAAAGTTTCTTAATGGATTATAAGCAAGAAGTATATAGATTATACAGACCATTTTATAAGAAAAATATAAATATGGATGTTATACCAAGTGATTCTGATTTTGATAAATATAAAGTCCTTTTACTACCAGTTATGATAGTACATAAAAAAGAAGTTCAAGATAAAGTAAGAAAATTTGTATCAGGTGGTGGTACAGTAGTATTTACTTATAGAACTGCAGTTAAAGATTATTATAACAACTTAACATTAGGACAATTTAATCCAACATATTACACTGATTTGGTAGGAGGATATGTTGAAGAAGTTGAATCATTCCAAGATGATCAAGTAGCATTCCTTATAGGAAATGAAGAATTTGAAGGTATAAATGGAACAGCTACAGTATTTAGAGATATGCTAAAGACTACTACAGCTAAAACTTTATTTAAATATGAAGATGAATTCTTTAAAGATTTAGCAGCAGTAACTTTAAATGAATATGAAGGTGGAAAAGTTTATTACATAGGAAGTGGAGCAGACAATACTATAATGGATGCTATAATTAATAAAATAATAAATGAGTCAAAACTTGAAGTAATAGAATCTGAAGAAGGTGTTGAAGTCGTAAGAAGAAGTTTAAATGATGAAGATTATTATTTTGTTATGAATCATACTTCAGATGAAAAGAAATTTAGAAATGAAATATTAAGAGCATATGAAGCTAAAATAGTTAAAGCATAG